The Vitis riparia cultivar Riparia Gloire de Montpellier isolate 1030 chromosome 10, EGFV_Vit.rip_1.0, whole genome shotgun sequence genome includes a region encoding these proteins:
- the LOC117923904 gene encoding disease resistance protein At4g27190-like, whose translation MEALRNEDMSMIGVWGMGGVGKTTLMKQVAKQAEENKLFHKVVMALNISQTPNIPEIQEKNARMLGLKFKAEEDRAGRLRKMLKKEEKILVILDDIWEKLELGEIGIPYGDDHKGCKVLLTSCECWALSKDMRTQKEFHLQHLSEDDA comes from the coding sequence ATGGAGGCCTTGAGGAACGAAGATATGAGCATGATTGGTGTATGGGGAATGGGCGGTGTGGGCAAAACCACTCTTATGAAACAAGTAGCCAAACAAGCGGAGGAAAACAAGCTCTTTCACAAGGTGGTCATGGCATTAAACATATCTCAAACTCCCAACATCCcagaaattcaagaaaaaaatgcaagaatGTTGGGTCTGAAATTTAAGGCGGAAGAGGACAGGGCAGGTCGCCTGaggaaaatgttaaagaaagaggagaagatcCTGGTGATTTTAGATGATATTTGGGAGAAACTTGAGTTGGGAGAAATAGGAATTCCTTATGGAGATGATCATAAGGGGTGCAAAGTGTTGTTGACATCCTGCGAGTGTTGGGCCTTGTCTAAAGATATGCGTACTCAAAAGGAGTTCCATCTTCAACATCTAAGTGAAGATGATGCCTAG